The genomic segment CCTTTTCTTTAAGATACTGTGTATAGGGTCCTATAGGTTCTATAGCTCTTGCCGCTTCCCTTTTTCCTTCTACTTCAAAGGGTTTAGTAAAGCCATAGGAATAGTTACAAGGTCTTTCTCCCCTAACGCCATCACTATCTGTCACTTTTGCCAAATCCAGTTTACCCACAAAATCAACCTGATAACCATTATCTCGTAGTGATTGGTAATAGGTTCTATAGTTTAATGATAATGATACTTGATTATCCAGAACCCCAATATGCGAGGGATGCATACCAGTTGCTAAACCAATTCTTGCAGGTGCACAGACAGGGGCATTAGTGAAACAGTTAGAAAATACCATCCCATTTTTAGCTAATACATCGATATTGGGTGTATCCACATGTTTTGCTCCATTATAACCAAGGTAATCAAATCTTAACTGATCTAGCATGATCATAAGTATATTCGGTCTTTGAGGACTCATTACTTCATCTCTCCTTAAACATTTTATCCCTTATAATCATACCTGATTATTGATGGTCCTCTAATAGTCTCAACCAGCAAAAACATGTTACAAAAAAGTGACTACTGCACAAATTTCCAACACTAAAAAAAAACACAATTTTGATTCAAGGAATCAAAATTGTGATCTCAATTAATTCATATCGTTTGTAAAGTAGTCATCATTATGGTCATGATAACTCTCTGTATTGGTTTGATAAGTATTATATTCATGCTCCTCATTGGTATCAAGTTCCTTTGTTGCCATATAAGCATTGATGTTACCTGTGTTTTTAAAGTATTTCCAGAAAACTTCTTCCAACATTAGCACGCCCCCTTAACCTATTTACATTTAATATTCTCTCCGTTAGGGGATAAAAAAATACTGCTAAAAAGTTACCAAAAAAAAAATGAAATTTGTACCTTGACAATGGTTATTTTAGAGTTCTCCGTTACTATAACCAAAGTTTTTTAATAAGAAATCACTATCTCGCCAGTCTTTCTTAATTTTCACCCACAACTCTAAGTATACTTTAGTACCTAATAAATGCTCTATATCTCTTCTTGCTAAAGAACCTATTTTCTTAAGCATAGAACCTTGTTTTCCTATTATAATTCTCTTATGTGAATCTCTTTCACATATAATAGTAGCATTAATCTCAATTAAATTCTTATCTTCTCTTTCAACCATCTTCTCAATAACAACGGCAATACCATGAGGTATTTCTTGTTGCAAACTATGAAGTGCTTTCTCTCTGATAAATTCTGCAACAATCTGACGCTCAGGTTGATCTGTAATCATATTCCCAGGGAAATACATAGGACCTTCTTCCATGTATTTATATAATGTCTTCATTAGCTCATCAACGTTTTCACCTTTGTATGCAGATATTGGTACAATCTCTTTAAAATCATAAAGATCTTTATATGCAGCTATGACTTCCAAAATTGAATCACGATCAACTGTATCAATCTTATTAATAACAAGAAAAACAGGTGTTTTAACGTGTTCCAATTGCTCTATGATATAACGATCACCTTTACCAGGTTTTTGATCAGGTTCAACTAAGAATAAAACTACATCAACCTCATTCAGTGTATTTTCTGCCACCTTTACCATATACTCACCTAGTTTAGACTGAGGTTTATGTATACCCGGCGTATCGATGAATACGATTTGTCCTTCTTCAGTGGTATGAATACTTTGTATGCGGTTTCTTGTAGTTTGAGGTTTGTTGGACATGATGGCTACTTTCTCCCCAACAACTTGGTTCATTAATGTAGACTTTCCTACATTAGGTCTCCCTACTATTGTAACAAATCCAGATTTAAAATCATTACTCAAATTATATTCCTCCATGTTTTAACTTTCTCTTCAATTGCCTTATTTAATTAAATAATATTTTGATGATATTTGCAAGTTATTTTTATAGGATATAGTATTTATCTTACTGGATTAAACCATACATCATTAGCTTATTCTACTTCGAAAATATTTAATCATTGAGAATTGCCACTATTTCACTTGTTATATATAAGTATTTAGTTGCGTTTTTGTGCATTTATATGTTGACACCCACATTCATAAATAGTAAAATGAAATCAATAGTAGCTAAAGCATTCTTCTCACATGTATTCATAGATAATTGGGAGTAAAGTTTAGCTATACGCTTTGATAGATTTTAGATAAGAAGGTGGTATACACTGTATAAATAAACTTATAGATTGCTCAATAATCATTTAAAAGGAAGGAGTTTAACTGTTATGAAAAAAGAATTAGCTTATTATGATGTTTATCCAAAAATCCTGCCATCCAATACAGAAACAACTATAAAAATAGAATCTCTTTATTGGCCCTGGGATGTGACCTTAGATTATACCATTACCATCTATCCTATGGATACTAGAATTGAGTTATTAGAGTCTTCAGATTATGATGAGATCCATTTAAAAGCAAATGATAATTTTCTTGAATTTACATATGCCTTTAAAAAAGAGCAGGAGTATGTTTTACAGTTAAAGAGTAACTTGACTACCAAAAAAGAGGATCTATTGTTCTTTTCTGTTTATGCTTTAGATGAGGATTTATTTAAAAGAAAAGCATTTAAAGGTGATTTCCATCTACATAGTTTTAGATCCGATGGTAGAGAAAACCCAGCATTTGTTGCTGCATCTTGCAGAAAGATCGGTTTAGATTTTATGGCTCTTACAGATCATGGTCGTTATCAACCCTCTCTAGAAGCTCAAGAAGCATTTCAAGATGCAGCTATTGATCTTAAGATCTTCCCTGGCGAAGAAA from the Vallitalea okinawensis genome contains:
- a CDS encoding YqzL family protein; the encoded protein is MLEEVFWKYFKNTGNINAYMATKELDTNEEHEYNTYQTNTESYHDHNDDYFTNDMN
- the era gene encoding GTPase Era, which encodes MSNDFKSGFVTIVGRPNVGKSTLMNQVVGEKVAIMSNKPQTTRNRIQSIHTTEEGQIVFIDTPGIHKPQSKLGEYMVKVAENTLNEVDVVLFLVEPDQKPGKGDRYIIEQLEHVKTPVFLVINKIDTVDRDSILEVIAAYKDLYDFKEIVPISAYKGENVDELMKTLYKYMEEGPMYFPGNMITDQPERQIVAEFIREKALHSLQQEIPHGIAVVIEKMVEREDKNLIEINATIICERDSHKRIIIGKQGSMLKKIGSLARRDIEHLLGTKVYLELWVKIKKDWRDSDFLLKNFGYSNGEL